From Aptenodytes patagonicus chromosome 1, bAptPat1.pri.cur, whole genome shotgun sequence, one genomic window encodes:
- the CDADC1 gene encoding cytidine and dCMP deaminase domain-containing protein 1, producing MHGAEEAVAAGGPRVSAASTQTDSMAGQMPRLSKVNLFTLFSLWMELFPSAEQQKKSQVKKSGLVVVKNMKIIGLHCSSTDLHAGQIALIKHGSRLKNCDLYFSRKPCSTCLKMIVNAGVNRISYWPADPEISLQTEASNPMTTDDAKLDAKAVERLKSNSRARVCVLLQPLVCYMVQFVEETSTKFDFIQKIAKSQPDSNTDFYTACRQERIKEYESLFLISNEEMHKQILMTIGLENLCENPYFSNLRQNMKDLVLVLATVAASVPVFGCFGFYNSESWRTNETDHQGLPQEIARHCMIQARLLAYRTEDHKTGVGAIIWAEEKSRSCDGTGAMYFVGCGYNAFPVGSEYADFPHMDDKQKDREIRKFRYIIHAEQNALTFRCREIKPDERSMIFVTKCPCDECVPLIKGAGIKQIYAGDVDAGKKKADISYMKFGELEGVSKFTWQLNPLHTNALEFHDPTARENGVQKTKSLDDQQHQNKKLCLGHY from the exons atGCACGGCGCAgaggaggcggtggcggcgggggggccgcgggtGAGCGCGGCGAGCACGCAGACCGACAGCATGGCCG GTCAAATGCCAAGACTTTCTAAGGTCAATCTTTTTACTTTGTTCAGTCTCTGGATGGAGCTCTTTCCCTCGGCTGAGCAACAGAAAAAATCACAG gTAAAGAAGAGTGGTCTAGTTGTGGTGAAAAACATGAAGATTATTGGTCTTCATTGTTCCAGTACAGACTTGCATGCTGGCCAGATTGCACTCATTAAACACGGATCAAGACTTAAAAACTGTgatctttatttttccagaaaaccaTGTTCGACTTGTTTAAAAATGATTGTAAATG CTGGGGTGAACAGGATTTCTTACTGGCCTGCAGATCCTGAAATCAGCTTGCAGACTGAGGCGTCCAATCCCATGACTACTGATGATGCAAAGCTAGATGCCAAAGCAGTAGAAAGACTGAAGTCAAACAGTCGTGCTCGTGTATGTGTGTTGCTTCAGCCCTTGGTGTGCTATATGGTGCAATTTGTTGAAGAAACTTCCACCAAGTTTGATTTTATTCAAAAAATAGCAAAATCTCAGCCTGACTCGAATACTGACTTTTATACTGCATGTAGACAAGAGAGAATAAAAGAGTATGAAAGTTTATTCCTAATTTCAAATGAGGAAATGCACAAGCAAATATTGATGACAATAGGACTGGAGAACCTCTGTGAAAATCCGTACTTCAGCAACCTGAGGCAAAATATGAAAGATCTGGTCTTGGTCTTGGCGACAGTGGCTGCCAGTGTCCCTGTCTTTGGATGCTTTGGATTTTACAACAGTGAATCATGGCGAACAAATGAAACAGACCATCAGGGTTTGCCCCAAGAAATTGCAAGGCACTGTATGATACAAGCCAGATTACTTGCATACCGgacag AGGATCATAAAACGGGAGTTGGAGCTATTATTTGggcagaagaaaaatca AGAAGCTGTGATGGAACAGGAGCAATGTATTTTGTAGGCTGTGGTTACAATGCCTTTCCTGTTGGATCTGAATATGCTGATTTTCCACACATGGATGATAAACAGAAAGACCGGGAAATCAGAAAGTTCAGATACATTATACATGCGGAGCAGAACGCCTTGACATTCAG GTGTCGAGAAATAAAGCCAGATGAGAGAAGCATGATATTTGTGACGAAATGTCCATGTGATGAATGTGTCCCTTTAATCAAAGGGGCTGGTATCAAGCAGATCTATGCAGGAGATGTTgatgctggaaaaaagaaagcagacatATCCTATATGAAGTTTGGTGAACTTGAGGGTGTAAGCAAATTTACA TGGCAACTAAATCCATTGCACACTAATGCCCTTGAATTCCATGACCCCACAGCCAGGGAAA atggGGTCCAGAAAACAAAATCACTAGATGACCAGCAGCACCAAAACAAGAAACTGTGTCTTGGTCACTATTGA